One window of Oreochromis niloticus isolate F11D_XX linkage group LG23, O_niloticus_UMD_NMBU, whole genome shotgun sequence genomic DNA carries:
- the ephx4 gene encoding epoxide hydrolase 4 isoform X2: MTRPWEPTVMLGSRNSLFLPSDGNIESGLRFHYVAAGERGKPLMLFLHGFPEFWFSWRYQLREFKSEFRVVAIDMRGYGESDLPLSTESYRFEYLVTDVKDIVEYLGYNRCCLVGHDWGGTIAWLFAIHYPEMVTKLIVLNCPHPSVFTDYALRHPSQLLKSSHYFFFQLPRFPELMLSINDFKALKALFTSRSTGIGRKGRWLTAEDLEAYLYALSQPGALTGALNYYRNVFSSLPLSHNHVRSPVLLLWGERDAFLEQEMAEACRLYIRNHFRLNIISGASHWLQQDQPDIVNTLIWTFLKEGEGRKSYRN; this comes from the exons ATGACACGTCCTTGGGAACCCACTGTTATGTTAGGATCAAG GAACTCACTCTTTCTGCCATCAGATGGAAATATT GAGTCTGGCCTCAGGTTCCACTATGTCGCTGCTGGTGAGAGAGGAAAGCCCCTCATGTTGTTTCTGCACGGCTTCCCTGAGTTCTG GTTTTCCTGGCGTTACCAGCTGCGTGAGTTTAAGAGTGAATTTCGTGTGGTGGCCATCGACATGAGGGGCTACGGGGAGTCCGACCTGCCGCTCTCCACTGAGAGTTACCGCTTCGAATACCTGGTCACGGATGTCAAAGATATTGTGGAGTACTTAG GTTACAACAGATGTTGCCTCGTTGGCCATGACTGGGGTGGGACCATAGCGTGGCTGTTTGCGATTCACTACCCCGAGATGGTGACAAAACTCATTGTTCTCAACTGTCCACATCCGTCTGTGTTCACAG aTTATGCCCTGCGTCACCCGAGCCAGCTGCTGAAATCCAGTCATTACTTTTTCTTCCAGCTGCCCCGCTTCCCGGAGCTCATGCTCTCCATCAATGATTTCAAG GCTCTGAAGGCTTTGTTCACCAGCCGCAGCACAGGGATCGGCAGGAAAGGCCGATGGCTCACCGCAGAGGATCTGGAAGCCTACCTGTATGCGCTCTCACAACCGGGAGCTCTAACAGGAGCCCTCAACTACTACAGGAATGTCTTCAG CTCCCTCCCTCTGAGCCATAACCACGTCAGGTCGccggtgctgctgctgtggggaGAGCGGGATGCCTTCTTGGAACAGGAAATGGCCGAGGCATGCCGCCTCTACATCAGGAATCATTTCCGTCTTAACATCATTTCCGGGGCCAGTCACTGGCTCCAGCAGGACCAGCCCGATATCGTAAACACCCTCATATGGACCTTCCTCAAGGAGGGCGAGGGACGTAAAAGCTACAGGAACTAA
- the ephx4 gene encoding epoxide hydrolase 4 isoform X1, which produces MARVLHNLLMFLISLALKIRVLGYWSLIYGYCALCAIVALLKLWWNIVLRPTTTFQWVIRETPPACLNDTSLGTHCYVRIKESGLRFHYVAAGERGKPLMLFLHGFPEFWFSWRYQLREFKSEFRVVAIDMRGYGESDLPLSTESYRFEYLVTDVKDIVEYLGYNRCCLVGHDWGGTIAWLFAIHYPEMVTKLIVLNCPHPSVFTDYALRHPSQLLKSSHYFFFQLPRFPELMLSINDFKALKALFTSRSTGIGRKGRWLTAEDLEAYLYALSQPGALTGALNYYRNVFSSLPLSHNHVRSPVLLLWGERDAFLEQEMAEACRLYIRNHFRLNIISGASHWLQQDQPDIVNTLIWTFLKEGEGRKSYRN; this is translated from the exons ATGGCGAGAGTGCTCCACAacttgctgatgtttttaatcaGTCTTGCGCTGAAAATCAGAGTTTTGGGGTATTGGTCATTGATATACGGTTATTGTGCTCTTTGCGCCATCGTAGCCCTGCTGAAACTTTGGTGGAACATCGTTTTAAGGCCGACAACAACCTTCCAATGGGTGATTCGTGAAACTCCCCCGGCTTGTCTGAATGACACGTCCTTGGGAACCCACTGTTATGTTAGGATCAAG GAGTCTGGCCTCAGGTTCCACTATGTCGCTGCTGGTGAGAGAGGAAAGCCCCTCATGTTGTTTCTGCACGGCTTCCCTGAGTTCTG GTTTTCCTGGCGTTACCAGCTGCGTGAGTTTAAGAGTGAATTTCGTGTGGTGGCCATCGACATGAGGGGCTACGGGGAGTCCGACCTGCCGCTCTCCACTGAGAGTTACCGCTTCGAATACCTGGTCACGGATGTCAAAGATATTGTGGAGTACTTAG GTTACAACAGATGTTGCCTCGTTGGCCATGACTGGGGTGGGACCATAGCGTGGCTGTTTGCGATTCACTACCCCGAGATGGTGACAAAACTCATTGTTCTCAACTGTCCACATCCGTCTGTGTTCACAG aTTATGCCCTGCGTCACCCGAGCCAGCTGCTGAAATCCAGTCATTACTTTTTCTTCCAGCTGCCCCGCTTCCCGGAGCTCATGCTCTCCATCAATGATTTCAAG GCTCTGAAGGCTTTGTTCACCAGCCGCAGCACAGGGATCGGCAGGAAAGGCCGATGGCTCACCGCAGAGGATCTGGAAGCCTACCTGTATGCGCTCTCACAACCGGGAGCTCTAACAGGAGCCCTCAACTACTACAGGAATGTCTTCAG CTCCCTCCCTCTGAGCCATAACCACGTCAGGTCGccggtgctgctgctgtggggaGAGCGGGATGCCTTCTTGGAACAGGAAATGGCCGAGGCATGCCGCCTCTACATCAGGAATCATTTCCGTCTTAACATCATTTCCGGGGCCAGTCACTGGCTCCAGCAGGACCAGCCCGATATCGTAAACACCCTCATATGGACCTTCCTCAAGGAGGGCGAGGGACGTAAAAGCTACAGGAACTAA